CGGCCATGATCTTCAGCACGGTGGACTTGCCCGCGCCGTTGACGCCGAGCAGGCCGATCTTGGCGCCGGGGAAGAAGCTGAGCGAGATGTCCTTGATGATCTGCCGTTTCGGAGGGACGATCTTGCTGACCCCGTTCATGGTGTAGATGTACTGCGAGCTCATGCAACCTCCGAAAGCGGGCACCGCGCCGCCGGCAAGGCGGCCACGGTAAAGGGAATTCGTCAAACCGCGCATTATAGCGGTTTGCGGCCCGCTACCGCGGCCAACTGGTGGCTCGGCCGGGCGGTGGTCGCAACCGTGCGGCAGCGCTACACTTTCCGGTTGAACCCGCTCCCCACCTGCCGAGGCCAGAATGTTTCCGAAGAACTGCACGATCGCCGGTTATGACGACGAACTGGCCAAGGCCATCGCGGACGAGGGCCAGCGCCAGGAAGATCACGTCGAGCTGATCGCCTCGGAGAACTACGCCAGCCCGCGGGTGATGGAAGCGCAGGGTTCCAAGCTCACCAACAAGTACGCCGAGGGCTACCCGGGCAAGCGCTACTACGGCGGCTGCGAGTACGTGGACGTGGCTGAGCGGCTGGCGATCGAGCGGCTGAAGCAGCTGTTCGACTGCGACTACGCCAACGTGCAGCCGCACTCCGGCTCGCAGGCGAACCAGGCGGTGTATCTGGCGCTGCTACAGCCGGGCGACACCATCCTGGGCATGTCGCTCGCCCACGGCGGTCATCTCACCCACGGCGCCAAGGTCAACATCAGCGGCAAGCTGTTCCACGCGGTGCAGTACGGCGTCGATGAGAACGGCCTGATCGACTATGACGAGCTGCAGCGCCTGGCCACCGAACACCAGCCGAAGATGCTGGTCGGCGGCTTCAGCGCCTACTCGCAGGTCATCGACTGGGCGCGCATGCGCCGGATCGCCGATTCGGTCGGCGCGCTGTTCTTCGTCGACATGGCCCACGTCGCCGGCCTGGTCGCCGCCGGCGTGTATCCGAGCCCGCTGCCGCATGCGCACGTGGTCACCTCGACCACGCACAAGACCATGCGTGGCCCACGCGGCGGTTTCATCGTGGCCAAGGGCGCCGGCGAGGAGATCGAGAAGAAGCTGCAGTCGATCGTATTCCCCGGCATCCAGGGCGGCCCGCTGATGCACGTGATCGCGGCCAAGGCGGTGGCGTTCAAGGAAGCGCTGGAGCCGGCGTTCAAGGAATACCAGACGCAGGTGGTGAAGAACGCCAAGGCGATGGCGAAGACGTTCATCGAACGCGGTTACAAGATCGTCTCCGGCGGCACCGAGAACCATCTGATGCTGGTCGACATGATCGGCAAGCCGATCACCGGCAAGGACGCCGAGGCCGCGCTGGGCAAGGCGCACATCACGGTCAACAAGAACGCCGTGCCGAACGACCCGCAAAAGCCGTTCGTCACCTCCGGCCTGCGCGTGGGCACCCCCGCCGCCACCACCCGCGGCTACAAGGAAGCGGACTGTGTGGAACTGGCCGGCTGGATCTGCGACGTGCTGGATGCGCCGACCGACGCGGCGGTGATCACCCGCGTGCGCGAGGCAGTGACGGCGCAGTGCAAGAAGTATCCGGTGTATGGCTGAGAGGCCGGGATTCGGGAGACGGGATTCGGGATTCGGAAGAGTCCCGGTCTCGCGGGCTTCCCGCTTTTCCGAATCCCGAATCCCCAATCCCGAATCCCGCCGCTGAATGCATTGCCCCTTCTGCCAGCACGAAGACACCCGCGTGATCGACTCGCGGCTCACCGAGGACGGCAGCACCGTGCGCCGTCGGCGCGAGTGTCCGCAGTGCGGCGAGCGTTTCAACACGTTCGAGACGGCCGAGCTGAAGCTGCCGACGGTCGTGAAGAGCGGCGAGCGGCGCGAGACGTTCGACGAGCGCAAGCTGCGGGTAAGTTTCGAGCGCGCGCTGCAGAAACGGCCGGTGACCAGCGACGCGGTGGACGCGGCGGTACGCGCCATTGTCAACGACCTGCGCCGCAGCGGCGAGCGCGAGGTGCCGTCGCGTCAGGTCGGCGAGCTGGTGATGCGCGAGCTGAAAAACCTCGACCAGGTCGCCTACGTGCGCTTCGCCTCGGTCTACCGCAAGTTCGAGGACGTGCATGCGTTCCGCGAGGAGATCGAGAAACTCGAGCGCGACCTGCCGGGTTTGTCCGAATTGCAGTTGCCCCTGCTAGGCGGCGGCAAGCGCAAACCGTAGGAGCCCGCTGGCGGGCGATGCTCTTACCGTTACGAATCCCGAATCCCGAATCCCGAATCCCGGCCCCAAGAGCATCGCCCGCCAGCGGGCTCCTACAATGGACGTATGACATTTTCCGGCACTGATCACACCCACATGGCGCATGCCCTGCGCCTGGCCGAGCACGGCCTGTACACCACCCAGCCGAACCCGCGGGTGGGTTGCGTGATCGCGCATGGCGACGAGGTGGTCGGCACTGGCTTTCATCGACGCGCTGGCGAGCCGCATGCCGAGGTGTTCGCGCTGCGCGAGGCGGGTGAACGGGCGCGTGGCGCCACCGCCTACGTGACGCTGGAGCCGTGCGCGCACCACGGGCGCACGCCACCATGCGCCGATGCGCTGGTGGCCGCCGGCGTCGGGCGGGTGGTGATTGCGGCCGAAGACCCGTTCCCGCAGGTCGACGGCCGCGGCATCGGCAAGCTGCGCGCCGCCGGCATCACCGTCGAACCCGGCCTGATGCGCGAAGCGGCGCTTGCGCTGAACTGCGGCTTCTTCAGCCGGATCGAGCGTGGCCGTCCGTTCGTGCGGGTGAAGCTGGCGATGAGCCTGGACGGGCGCACCGCGCTGGCCAATGGCGAATCGAAGTGGATCACCGGTGCGGCCGCGCGCGCCGACGTGCAGCGCTGGCGCGCGCGCAGCTCGGCAATCCTCACCGGCAGCGGCACCGTGCTGGGCGACGATCCGCGGCTCACCGTGCGCTTGCCCGACGACGCGGAGTTCATGCCGCCGCTGCGCGTCGTGCTGGACCGCCGGTTGCGTACGCCGGCCGGCAGCCATGTGCTGGACGGTTCCGCGCCAACCCTGCTGCTGCACGGGGAGGCGGCTTCCTACAAGGACGACCGCTTCGCGCGGGTCGAGCGGGTGGCGCTGGCCACGCCAGACGACGCGCTCGACCTGCGCGAAGCGCTGGTCCTGCTGGCCGGGCGCGGCTGCAACGAGGTTCAGGTGGAGGCCGGCCCGACCCTGTGCGGCGCGCTGTTCACCGCCGGCCTGGTCGACGAGCTGCTGCTCTACGTCGCCCCGCTGTTGCTGGGCGACGGCGCGCGCCCGTTGCTGCAGCTGCCCACACTTGACGAGATGGCGCGGCGCTGGCAACTACGGGTGGTCGACCAGCGCATGCTAGGTGCCGACTGGCGGCTGCAGCTGCGCCCGGCGTGACCCGCCCGGGTGTGCGCCATGGCGAACGCTGCATTCGCCATGGCGGCACGCGAGCCGGCGTGGCGACGGTGCTAGACTTCGCCAGCCGGCGATGCCGGCAGACATTACATAGCGTCTTCAGGGCGGGGCGAAATTCCCCACCGGCGGTAGGCCCCGGTTTTTACGGTTTGGGGGCGAGCCCGCGAGCGCTCACGGCAACCGCCGTGAGGTCAGCAGATCCGGTCGAATGCCGGAGCCGACGGTTGGAAGCGGGCGATCGCTTCCTCACAGTCCGGATAAAGAGAAGACGGCAGGCGGGCGCTGCACGGCGCGCGCCGTGCCTCATGCCTTGGGGCGTACTCGCTCAACATGCTGCGGGATACGTTTCATGAAATGCAGTGCATCCATGCGGTTCGCCATCCTCCGGCCGGGGGAGCGCTGATGTTCACCGGCATCATCCAGTCCGTGGGCCGCGTCGCGCGGCTCGAACCGCGCGGCGGCGACGTGCGGCTGCACGTCGATACCGCCGACCTCGACCTTGGCGACGCGCAGCTGGGCGACTCGATCGCCGTCTCCGGCGTGTGCCTCACCGCGATCGCGCTGGAGCCGCATGGCTTCAGCGCCGATGTCTCCAACGAGACCTTGTCGCTCACTTCGCTGGGCCAGCTGAAGGCCGGTGACCCGGTGAACCTGGAAAAGGCGTTGCGCCTGGCCGACCGCCTTGGCGGGCACCTGGTCTCCGGCCACGTCGACGGCCTCGGCAAGGTGGTCTCGATCGCGCCGGACGGGCGCTCGCAGCGCTGGACCTTCGAGGTGCCGGCGGCGCTGGCGCGCTACATCGCGGCAAAAGGTTCGGTCTGCATCGACGGCACCAGCCTCACCGTCAACGAGGTGGCCGGCGACCGCTTCGGCGTCAACCTGATCCCGCACACCGTCGAACACACCGCGTTCCACGCCCGCCGCGTGGGCGACGCGGTGAACATCGAGGTGGACGTGGTGGCGCGCTACATCGAGCGGCTGCTGTCGCGGGGCGAGACGCCGAAGCTGGACGAGGCCTTCCTCAAGCAGCACGGCTTCGCCTGATTTGAAGCCCCTCTCCCGCCGGGAGAGGGGTTGGGGTGAGGGTCCGTGCGAAGCCACGATACCTCGCTCCGCCCGTACCCTCATCCGCCCCTTCGGGGCACCTTCTCCCAATGGGAGAAGGGAACCATCACACGGATACACGCCATGGCTTTCAATACCATTCCCGAAATCCTCGAAGACATCCGCGCCGGCCGCATGGTGGTGATCCTCGACGACGAGGACCGCGAGAACGAAGGCGACCTGATCATGGCCGCGCAGATGGTGCGGCCCGAGGACGTGAACTTCATGGTGCGCGAGGCGCGCGGCCTGCTGTGCCTCACGCTGACCGAGCAGCGCACGCGCCAGCTCGGCCTGCGCCCGATGGTCAGCGACAACACCTCGGCCTACCACACCAACTTCACCGTCTCGATCGAGGCGGCCGAGGGTGTTACCACCGGCATCTCGGCGCACGACCGTGCACGCACGATCCAGGTCGCGGTGAAGTCGGACGCGAAGCCGCAGGACCTGTCGCAGCCCGGCCACATCTTCCCGCTCACCGCACAGCCGGGCGGCGTGCTGACCCGCGCCGGACATACCGAAGCCGGTTGCGACCTGGCCGCACTGGCTGGGCTGGAACCCTCGGCGGTGCTGATCGAGATCCTGCACGAGGACGGTTCGATGGCGCGCCGGCCGGAGCTGGAGATCTTCGCGCGCAAGCACGGCCTGAAGATCGGTTCCATCGCCGAGCTGATCCGCTATCGCCTCGAAACCGAGAAGACCGTGCAGCGCGTGCACGAGGAAGCGGTGGAGACCGAGTTCGGTCCGTTCCGGCTGGTGGCCTACCGCGATGCGATCCGTCGCGGCCTGCACTACGCGCTGGTGCGCGGCAAGGTCGACGATGGCGCGCCGGCACTGACTCGCGTGCACGTGCGCAACACCTTGTCCGACGTGCTGCACCTGAAGCGCGACGACCTCGGCCTCACGGTCACTGCGGCATTGCGCCGGATCGCCGACGAGGACCGCGGCGTGCTGCTGGTGCTGTCCGGTGAGGACACGCCCGAAGCGCTGCTGGCCCGGCTCAGCCGCCAGCCGGGCAAGCAGGCGCCGGAGGAAGCGCAGCAGCAGGAATGGCGCCAGCTCGGCCTCGGCGCGCAGATCCTGGCCGACCTCGGCGTGCACCGCCTGCGCGTGCTGGGCACGCCGCGCAAGCTGGTGGGGCTGGGCGGTTTCGGGCTCGAAGTGGTCGAATACGTCTAATCCGTTCTCTTCCATGTAAGGAGCCCACTGGCGGGCGATGCTTTTGGGCCGGGATTCGGGATTCGGGATTCGCAAAAGCCAAAGCATCGCCCGCCAGTGGGCTCCTTAGGTCTTGATGTCCGACCTGTCAGGGTCGAGCATTCCCGACTGATCATCGGGGGAACCGGGTGATGCCGATGCGCTCCTTTGGCTTCGAGCCCGTGACGTAGATGCACACCCCGGTTCCGATTTCGCTCATCCAGAAGTTTGAACGGTACCCTCGGCCCGCCACTGGCGTGAGCCTGCACACCTAAGGATCAGCCGGATGAGCATGGTGATCGGAACAAACCATGCGAGGTAAGGCGATGACAAACGTTGTGGGAGTGGATGTGGCCAAGGCCACGTTTGATGTGGCCGTTGGTCTGGCCAAGCCGGGCAAATTCCAGACACGCGCCAAGGTGGCCAATCGTGAAGAAGGCTTCCAGGAGTTGATGACCTGGTTGGACAAGCACGCGCCGGAAGCGGCGGTGTGCATGGAAGCGACGGGGATCTATCACGAGGCACTGGCCATCTTCCTGGTACAGCAAGGCAAGACGGTCTACGTGGCCAATCCGGCGCAAGTAAAGTACTTCGGCAAGAGCCAGCTGACGCGAACCAAGACCGACCGCACAGACGCCAAGCTCATTGCGCAGTTCGCCACCAGTCAGCAGGCCGGCACCCATCCGATGGCGCCGTGGATGCCGCCGACAGCGGCCCAGCGCACCTTGCGCGCGCTGGTCGAACGGCTGGACGATCTCAAGGGCATGGAGCGGATGGAAGCGAACCGACTCGACGTCGCCAATGACGCCGTACGCGACTCGGTGGAAGCGTCGCTCAAGGAACTGCGCAAGCAGATCAAGGCGCTGGAGCAGCGCATCAACAATCACATCGACAAGGATCCCCAGCTGCGCTACGACGCGGCGTTGATGACGTCCATCCCCGGCATCGCCAAGACCACGTCGGCCTCCCTGCTCGCCGCACTGGGCGACCTGCGACGCTTCGACGCGCCGGGCAAGCTGGTCGCCTTCGCCGGCCTCAACCCGGCACGGCGCGAGTCGGGCACGCTCAAGGGACAGGTCCGGATCTCCAAAACCGGTGCCCCCGGCTTGCGCGCCAAACTCTACTTTCCCGCCATCTGCGCCAAGAACCACAACCCCGTGGTTCGTGCCTTCTGCGAACGGTTGCTCGCACGCGGGAAGCTCCCCATCGTGACCGTGTGTGCCGCCATGCGGAAGCTCCTGCACCTAGTCTGGGGCGTCATCCATACCAACTCGCTGTTTGATCCTGACTACCCCAGACACCGCCTCGTTGCCTCTGCGCACGCATCACCTGGATGCTCGCTTGCATAACGCGGAACGAGACGGTATCTACGACAGCAGGTTCGTCATTCCGAGGCTATCGTCCTGCCATGCCGTAACCGCGTCGTCACCGCATAATCGAGCTTTCTTTCAGCGGCCCAGCCCATGCCTGAAACCCGCATCCGCCTGATCGCCCCTTCCGGCTACCCGCACGATCGCCTGGCGATGGCGCGTGGCGTCGAGCGTTTGCAGGCGGCGGGCTGCCGTGTGGACGGCCTGGAGGTGCTCGAGCGCAGCGAGCTGCGCTATGCCGGCAGCGACGCGCAGCGGGCTGCCGACCTCAACGCGCTGGCTACCGCGGACGAGTTGCCGGACATCGCGCTGGCGATCCGCGGCGGCTACGGCGCCACGCGTCTGCTGGCGCAGCTGCATTACGACGCCCTGCGCGAATGCCTCAGCGGCAGCAGCACCGTGCTGGTCGGCCACAGCGACTTCACCGCGCTGCAGCTGGCGCTGCATGCGAAGAGCGGCCTGTGCACGTTCAGCGGCCCGATGCTGGGCGCCGACTTCGGCGCCGAAACGCTCAGTGCATTCACCTGGCAGCACTTCTGGGGCACCGTGCGTGCGCCCTCGGCGCAAGTCGAATGGGCCACCGCGCCCGACGCCGAGCTCGACGTCCAGGGGCCGCTGTGGGGCGGCAACCTGGCCGTGCTGTGCAGCCTGCTCGGCACGCCGTATTTCCCGGGCGTCGACGGCCGCGGCATCGACGGCGGCATCCTGTTCGTCGAGGACGTCGGCGAGCCGCCGTTCCGGATCGAGCGGATGCTGTACCAGTTGCAGCTGTCGGGCGTACTGGGGCGCCAGCGCGCACTGCTGCTGGGCCATTTCAGCCAGTGCCGGCCCAGCAGCTACGACAACGGCTACGACCTGGCCGACAGCTTCGCGCAGATCCGCCGGGTCAGCGGCGTGCCGGTGCTCGGCGGCCTGCCGATCGGCCACGAGCCGGACAAGTGCACCCTGCCGTTCGGCGCGCCGGCGCGGCTGCGCGTCGCGGGCGGCGAGGCGCGGCTATCCTTCAGCGGCTATCCGCATTTGCCGCCCGGCGTTTGAGCGCGGCTCCTCCCCCTGCGTGCAGGGGGAGGTTGGAGGGGGTAAAGCTCTTCTTGAAGATCAAGAGCGAACCCCATCCCAACCCTCCCCTGCGAGCAGGGGAGGGAGCCTGCGCGAGCAGGCGGAGGGCCAAACCCGTAAAATGCCCGCTCCATATGGGCCGCACGCCCACTCAAGGAAACCGCAATGAAGACCATCGAAGGCGATTTCGCCACCCCGAAAGGCCGTTTCGCCATCGTCGCCGGTCGCTTCAACGGCTTCGTCGTCGAGCCGCTAGTGGCCGGTGCGCGCGATGCGCTGCTGCGCCACGGCGTGAAGGACGACGCGATCGAACTGGTGCGCGTGCCAGGCGCGTGGGAAATCGCGCTGGCCGCGCACAAGCTGGCGAATTCGGGCAAGTACGCGGCGGTGATCGCGCTGGGCGCGGTGATCCGCGGCGCCACCCCGCACTTCGATTTCGTCGCCGGCGAATGTGCCAAGGGCCTGGCCAAGGCTGCGCTGGATTCCGGCGTGCCGGTGGCGTTCGGCGTGCTGACCACCGACAGCATCGAGCAGGCGATCGAGCGCGCCGGCACCAAGGCCGGCAACAAGGGCGCCGACGCTGCGATGGCCGCACTGGAAATGGTCAACCTGTACGGGAAGCTGTGATGCACCACGCCCCGCAAGGCATCGACCTGGCCGCGCGCTCGCGTGCCCGCCGCCGCGCCTTGCAGGCGCTGTATGCGTGGCAGCTCTCCGGCAGCCACATGAACGCGGTGATCGAGCAGTTCCGCCACGAACAGGACATGGAAGTGGCCGACCTCGACTATTTCGAAGATCTGCTGCACGGCGTGGAGAAAAACGTCGACGTACTGGACGCCAGCTTGCGTCCGCACCTCGATCGCGAGGTAGCGCAGGTCGACCCGATCGAACGCGCCGCGCTGCGGCTGGCCGCCTACGAGCTGAAGTTTCGCCCCGACGTGCCGTATCGCGTGGTGATCAACGAGGCGATCGAGGTGACCAAGCGCTTCGGCGCCGACCACGGCCACAGCTATGTCAACGGCGTGCTGGACAAGCTGGCCGGCGACCTGCGCGCGGTCGAGAAGCGCGGCTGATGCCGGGCGCTACGGGGGCGCCGGACGGGCAGGTGCCGGAAATCGAGACCGCGCGGTTGCGCCTGCGCGCGCACCAGGCCGGCGATCACGCCAGCTGCACGGCGATCTGGTCGGATCCCGCGGTCACCCGCCACATCGGTGGGCGCCCGTTCACCGCCGAGGAAGTGTGGAAGCGCCTGCTGCAGTATCGCGGGCTGTGGAGCCTGCTCGGCTACGGCTATTGGGCCGTCGAGGAGAAAGCCAGCGGTCGCTACGTCGGCGACGTCGGTTTCGCCGACTTGGCGCGCGAACTGCAGCCCTCGTTGCGCGGCATGCTGGAGTGCGGCTGGGTGCTGGCGCCGCAGGTGCACGGCAAGGGCTATGCGAGCGAGGCGGTGGCGGCGATCGCGCCCTGGGCCGACCTGCAGTTTCCCGACCGGCGCGTGGTGTGCATCATCGCGCCGGAGAACCAGGCGTCGATCCGGGTCGCGGAAAAAGCCGGTTTCCGTCTGTGGCAACCGTCGACCTATCACGACAGTCCCACCCTCGTGTTCAGCCGTTGACCTTGCGTGGGGACTCCCCGATGGAATTCGACCTGATCGAACTGATCCGCCAACATACCGCGCAAGCGCGCGACGACGTACGCCTCGGCATCGGCGACGACGCCGCCGTGCTGGCGGTGCCAGCGGGGAAGGAACTGGCGGTGGCGATCGACACCCTGGTCGAGGGCGTGCATTTTCCGCGGGGCACCGCGCCGATGGACATCGGCTGGAAGGCGCTGGCGGTGAATCTGTCCGACCTCGCCGCGATGGGCGCCAGCCCGGCCTGGGCGCTGCTCGCGCTGACCATGCCCAGCGCGGACACGGCCTTCGTCGAGGGTCTTGCCGAGGGTTTCGCCAGGTTGGCGCAACCGCACCGCCTGGCCCTGGTCGGCGGCGACACCACCCGCGGGCCGTTGACGATCAGCGTGGCCGTGCACGGCTTCGTGCCGCCGGGCCAGGCGCTCACCCGCGCCGGCGCGCGTGCCGGCGACGTGGTGCTGGTCACCGGCACGCTGGGCGACGCGGCCGCCGGCCTGCATGGCGTGCAGCATCCGCCGCGCGACGACGACAACCGTGCCGGGCTGCGCGCGTTCCTGGGCGAGCGGCTGAACCGCCCGACGCCGCGGCTGGCGGCTGGCGCCGCGCTGCGCGGACAGGCCACGGCGTGCATCGACATCTCCGACGGACTGCTCGCCGACCTCGGCCACATCTGCACGGCCAGTGGCGTCGGCGCGGAAATCGAGGCCGCCTGGCTGCCGCGCTCGTTGGCGCTGCTGGAGCTGTACGACGAAACCACCGCGCTGCACTTCGCCCTGAGCGGCGGCGACGACTACGAACTGTGCTTCACCGCGCCGGCCGCCCGTGTCGCCGAACTTCAGGCCGGCCTGGCCCGGCTCGGTTGCGGCGCCACGAAGATCGGCCGCATCCTGGAGGGCGAAGGCGTGCGCGTGCGTGCCGCCGACGGCTCGTGGCTGGCCACGGACCGGCCGGGCTGGGAGCACTTCGCGTGAGCGCGAAGAAGACCCTCAGCGCAGGGCAGCGGCGCGCCCTGCTGGCCACGCCGGCCGGCTGGCTGGCGTGCGGCTTCGGCTCGGGCCTGGCGCCGGTGGCGCAGGGCACGTTCGGCTCGCTGGCCGCGCTGCTGCCGTGGCTGCTGCTGCGCGAGCTGCCGTTGCCGATCTATCTAATCGTGCTGCTGGCCGGTTTTGGCGTGGGCGTGTGGGCCTGCAACGTGGCCGGCCGTGCGCTTGGCGTCGACGACCACCGCAGCCTGGTGTGGGACGAATTCATCGGCCAGTGGATTGCGCTGCTGCCGCTGCTGCTTCCCGCACTGCTGCCGGCCGGCGGATTCGCGTGGTGGATGTTGCTGGCCGGCTTCGTGTTGTTCCGCCTGTTCGACGTGTGGAAGCCATGGCCGATCCGCTGGCTGGACCGGCGCGTGAAGGGCGGCATGGGCGTGATGATCGACGACGTGGTCGCCGGCGTGTTCGCCGCGATCGTGCTGGCCCTGGCGCTGTACCCGCAACGCTGACGGTGGTGTCAGAGCTTGGAGCCTGTCGGCTTGGCAGTGGCGCCGTTCAGGCAACCCAGTCCACGCAGCGTCGCCTCGACCGCCTGGTCCAGCTCCGTATGGGGTTCCGTGCCGAGCAACGCCACCAGTTTGCGATTGTCCAGTTGCAGCGGCAGTTGCCACAGATAGCGCATCTCACGCAGCTCGCGGAACAGTGCGACCAGCGGTGCGGCCAGCGTGACCAGCCACCACGGGAAGGGGCGCAACGGCAGCTTCGCGTGGCCGGTGGCGCGCCGGATCGCGGCGGCCATGGCTTGGCCGTCGACCCAGTGGCCGCCGAAATGGAAGCACTCGAACGCAGCCAGTTCGTGCTCCCGTTCCAGTAGAGCCGCCGCGGTCTCGCCGACATCGGGCAGGTAGGCCCAGGCGTGACGCAGCCCGGGTTCGCCCGGATAATTCACCGCGCGTACTGGCCGTCCCGGTTTCACCATCGCCGCGAACCAGTTGCTGCTGGCGCGGGGGCCGAAGAAATCGCCGCAGCGCAGGATCAGCGTGCGCACGCCCTCGGCTGCCGCCTGTTGCAGGCGCTGCTCCATCGCCACCCGGATCGCGCCCTTGCGGGTTAGCGGGTGCTGCGGCGAATCCTCGTGCAGCAGCGGCAATGCGTCCGGACCGTAGTTGTAGACGTTGCCGGGCAGCATGATGCGTGCGCCGGTGGCGCGTGCGGCGGCGAGCGTGTGCTCGAGCATCGGCAAGGAAAGCTTCTGCCAATTGCGGTAGCCCGGCGGGTTGACCGCGTGGACGATCACCTTGACGCCATGCGCCGCCTGCGCCACATCGGCAGCGTTCATGGCATCGCCGGCGTGCCATTCGATTGGCGCCGAAAGCCCCGGCCTGGAAGCGTCGCGGACCAGGCCGCGCACCTGCCAGCCGCGGCGCAGCAGTGCCGCCGCAATCTCCCCGCCGGCACCGCCGGTGGCGCCCAGTACCAGAGCCTTGCGTGCAGTGCTCATTGCGTGCCCCTGAAAGTGACCCGGCACGAATGCCGTGGTCACGAAGGATAATCCGCGATGGTTGCGCTTTTCCTGCACGAGCGCGTGGCTATCGGCGAGCCGCGGACATAGTTCGCCGTGGCAAGGGATGCGGTCGACTACGCTTCCAGCACGATGCGGTAGCGCGCCTTGCCGTCGGCAAGATGCTGCAGCGCTTCGTTGACCTTGCTCATCGGGAACATCTCGATCTGCGGGCGGATGTCGTGGCGGGCGGCGAAGTCCAGCATGCGGGCGATGTCGACCGGCGAGCCGGTGGGCGAGCCAGAGACCTCGCGCTGCTTGCCGATCAGGCTGAACGCCGGCACCGGGATCGGTTCCAGCACCGCGCCGACCACGTGCATGCGGCCCTTCGGGGCGAGCGTGCCGAGCAGCGCGTTCCAGTCCATCGGCACGTTGACGGTGACCAGCAGCAGGTCGAGCGAGCCGGCGATCGCCTTGATCGCGGCGCTGTCGCGGCTGGCGACCACGTGGTGCGCGCCGAAGCTGCGCGCCTCGTCGGCCTTGGCCAGGGTGGAGGTGAACGCGGTGACCTCGCAGCCCCACGC
This genomic stretch from Rhodanobacter thiooxydans harbors:
- the glyA gene encoding serine hydroxymethyltransferase, with the translated sequence MFPKNCTIAGYDDELAKAIADEGQRQEDHVELIASENYASPRVMEAQGSKLTNKYAEGYPGKRYYGGCEYVDVAERLAIERLKQLFDCDYANVQPHSGSQANQAVYLALLQPGDTILGMSLAHGGHLTHGAKVNISGKLFHAVQYGVDENGLIDYDELQRLATEHQPKMLVGGFSAYSQVIDWARMRRIADSVGALFFVDMAHVAGLVAAGVYPSPLPHAHVVTSTTHKTMRGPRGGFIVAKGAGEEIEKKLQSIVFPGIQGGPLMHVIAAKAVAFKEALEPAFKEYQTQVVKNAKAMAKTFIERGYKIVSGGTENHLMLVDMIGKPITGKDAEAALGKAHITVNKNAVPNDPQKPFVTSGLRVGTPAATTRGYKEADCVELAGWICDVLDAPTDAAVITRVREAVTAQCKKYPVYG
- the nrdR gene encoding transcriptional regulator NrdR, giving the protein MHCPFCQHEDTRVIDSRLTEDGSTVRRRRECPQCGERFNTFETAELKLPTVVKSGERRETFDERKLRVSFERALQKRPVTSDAVDAAVRAIVNDLRRSGEREVPSRQVGELVMRELKNLDQVAYVRFASVYRKFEDVHAFREEIEKLERDLPGLSELQLPLLGGGKRKP
- the ribD gene encoding bifunctional diaminohydroxyphosphoribosylaminopyrimidine deaminase/5-amino-6-(5-phosphoribosylamino)uracil reductase RibD, with translation MAHALRLAEHGLYTTQPNPRVGCVIAHGDEVVGTGFHRRAGEPHAEVFALREAGERARGATAYVTLEPCAHHGRTPPCADALVAAGVGRVVIAAEDPFPQVDGRGIGKLRAAGITVEPGLMREAALALNCGFFSRIERGRPFVRVKLAMSLDGRTALANGESKWITGAAARADVQRWRARSSAILTGSGTVLGDDPRLTVRLPDDAEFMPPLRVVLDRRLRTPAGSHVLDGSAPTLLLHGEAASYKDDRFARVERVALATPDDALDLREALVLLAGRGCNEVQVEAGPTLCGALFTAGLVDELLLYVAPLLLGDGARPLLQLPTLDEMARRWQLRVVDQRMLGADWRLQLRPA
- a CDS encoding riboflavin synthase, whose amino-acid sequence is MFTGIIQSVGRVARLEPRGGDVRLHVDTADLDLGDAQLGDSIAVSGVCLTAIALEPHGFSADVSNETLSLTSLGQLKAGDPVNLEKALRLADRLGGHLVSGHVDGLGKVVSIAPDGRSQRWTFEVPAALARYIAAKGSVCIDGTSLTVNEVAGDRFGVNLIPHTVEHTAFHARRVGDAVNIEVDVVARYIERLLSRGETPKLDEAFLKQHGFA
- the ribB gene encoding 3,4-dihydroxy-2-butanone-4-phosphate synthase; translation: MAFNTIPEILEDIRAGRMVVILDDEDRENEGDLIMAAQMVRPEDVNFMVREARGLLCLTLTEQRTRQLGLRPMVSDNTSAYHTNFTVSIEAAEGVTTGISAHDRARTIQVAVKSDAKPQDLSQPGHIFPLTAQPGGVLTRAGHTEAGCDLAALAGLEPSAVLIEILHEDGSMARRPELEIFARKHGLKIGSIAELIRYRLETEKTVQRVHEEAVETEFGPFRLVAYRDAIRRGLHYALVRGKVDDGAPALTRVHVRNTLSDVLHLKRDDLGLTVTAALRRIADEDRGVLLVLSGEDTPEALLARLSRQPGKQAPEEAQQQEWRQLGLGAQILADLGVHRLRVLGTPRKLVGLGGFGLEVVEYV
- a CDS encoding IS110 family transposase: MTNVVGVDVAKATFDVAVGLAKPGKFQTRAKVANREEGFQELMTWLDKHAPEAAVCMEATGIYHEALAIFLVQQGKTVYVANPAQVKYFGKSQLTRTKTDRTDAKLIAQFATSQQAGTHPMAPWMPPTAAQRTLRALVERLDDLKGMERMEANRLDVANDAVRDSVEASLKELRKQIKALEQRINNHIDKDPQLRYDAALMTSIPGIAKTTSASLLAALGDLRRFDAPGKLVAFAGLNPARRESGTLKGQVRISKTGAPGLRAKLYFPAICAKNHNPVVRAFCERLLARGKLPIVTVCAAMRKLLHLVWGVIHTNSLFDPDYPRHRLVASAHASPGCSLA
- the ldcA gene encoding muramoyltetrapeptide carboxypeptidase, encoding MPETRIRLIAPSGYPHDRLAMARGVERLQAAGCRVDGLEVLERSELRYAGSDAQRAADLNALATADELPDIALAIRGGYGATRLLAQLHYDALRECLSGSSTVLVGHSDFTALQLALHAKSGLCTFSGPMLGADFGAETLSAFTWQHFWGTVRAPSAQVEWATAPDAELDVQGPLWGGNLAVLCSLLGTPYFPGVDGRGIDGGILFVEDVGEPPFRIERMLYQLQLSGVLGRQRALLLGHFSQCRPSSYDNGYDLADSFAQIRRVSGVPVLGGLPIGHEPDKCTLPFGAPARLRVAGGEARLSFSGYPHLPPGV
- the ribH gene encoding 6,7-dimethyl-8-ribityllumazine synthase, encoding MKTIEGDFATPKGRFAIVAGRFNGFVVEPLVAGARDALLRHGVKDDAIELVRVPGAWEIALAAHKLANSGKYAAVIALGAVIRGATPHFDFVAGECAKGLAKAALDSGVPVAFGVLTTDSIEQAIERAGTKAGNKGADAAMAALEMVNLYGKL
- the nusB gene encoding transcription antitermination factor NusB, which encodes MHHAPQGIDLAARSRARRRALQALYAWQLSGSHMNAVIEQFRHEQDMEVADLDYFEDLLHGVEKNVDVLDASLRPHLDREVAQVDPIERAALRLAAYELKFRPDVPYRVVINEAIEVTKRFGADHGHSYVNGVLDKLAGDLRAVEKRG